Below is a genomic region from Staphylococcus carnosus.
ATCGATCCGTAAATAAATACCGGTGAAAGCTTCTTGCCATTATTACCATGCTGAGAAGAATTCATAATCAATTACTCCCTTTCTATTTATTTTATTGTCCAAAAAATATAAAACTGATTTTATAAGAAAAAATCATTTTCGCGAAAAACCATTTACTAGCATAACAAAGGACTAGCATATAATCAAATTTACCAATAACAAATATACAATATATTAATTATTGATTAAATCATAAATGTTTTAGGGGTTAATTTGATTATTTAACGCTTATATTAGGCAATATACTTTTGGTCTATACCCTTTTTTATTACTTATAAATATGAAAGCGCTATGATTCCCAAAAAAAGCAATGTCCTTTCAAGAATTTGTAAAAATAACCAAAACAGCTATTTTTTTTCTTAAAAGATTTATCGTATAATATAGTTTAGTAAATTTAGGAGGATATCTATACTTATGTTTAAAGAATTTAAAGAGTTTGCCTTTAAAGGAAACGTATTAGACTTAGCTGTTGCTGTAGTAATGGGTGCTGCTTTCAACAAAATCATTACTTCATTAGTAACATATATCATCATGCCATTAATCGGCTTAATCTTCGGTACAGTAGATTTCGCTAAAAACTGGTCATTTATGGGGATTAAATATGGCTTATTCGTTCAATCTGTCATCGATTTCTTAATCGTTGCTTTCGCCCTATTCCTTTTCGTTAAATTAGCAAATACATTAATGAGAAAAGAAGAAGTGGAAGAAGAGCCAGAAGAAAATATTGTTTTACTTACTGAAATCAGAGACTTATTGCAACAACAAAATGGCACTGTTACAAATGA
It encodes:
- the mscL gene encoding large conductance mechanosensitive channel protein MscL, with translation MFKEFKEFAFKGNVLDLAVAVVMGAAFNKIITSLVTYIIMPLIGLIFGTVDFAKNWSFMGIKYGLFVQSVIDFLIVAFALFLFVKLANTLMRKEEVEEEPEENIVLLTEIRDLLQQQNGTVTNETTNIFTETDDVDNKKF